GATCTGCACGGCGATCGGCTGGCCATCCGGCGACGTGCCGCAGCGTCGCGCGCTCGGCCATGCCCGCCGCACAAATCGCGTCGTCTGTCTCGATCCAGTCCTTCACGGTAAACGGCACACCGTGCAGCGGACCGACTCATCGCCGCGCGCGAGCGCATCGTCGGCTGCACGTGCCCGGGCGAGTGCTGCGTCAGCCGTCAGTTGGACGAGCGCATGCAACTGGGAGTTCACTTCGTCGATGCGGCGCAGGTGAGCCTCGACGACCTCAACGGAGGAGACCGAACGCTCGCGGATCATGCGCGCGAGGACGGTCGCGGACAGAATGTGGAAATCGCCGGCTGTCACATCATTTGCCCGCGAGCTTCGCGACGATCGGCGCGGTCTGTTCAAAGACGTCACCCGAGAAGGCGACGTATGAGAATCCGTATTCGTCGCGGCGGCGCTGCAATTCATCGACGATCTCGTCGACGCTGCCGATGAGCGCGTGCGGGGCGCGCGGCAGTTCTTCGGCGGTCGTGCCGAAGCCGGTCGCGACGCGCTCGGCGATCTTCGATGCATCGTCGGTCACGATCGTCGCGAAGATCGTCACGTTGAGTTCTATGTCCTTAAAGCGGGATCCGGCGGCGTCGCGGATCCAACCGATCTTCTCCCTGGTCGCCTCTGCCGTGCCCGTGGCCATCGTCGCAGCGCCGACAGCGCCCTCTTGCAGGTTGAAGTTGACGCTGATGATGTCGGCCTCGCGCGCGGCGAAGCGCAGCACGCGTTTGCCGCCGCCGCCGATCATGATCGGCGGGTGCGGCTTTTGCACAGGCTTCGGCAGGCCGTTCGCGTTCGTGACGGTGTAATGGTCACCGCTAAAGCTGAATGACTCCTCGCCAAACAGGCCCTTCATGATCTTGACGGACTCCTGTAGACGGCTCACACGCCCGCCCGGCGTATCGTAGGCGATGCCTGACGCATCGTAATCCGTGGTCATCCAGCCGGCACCGATGCCAATTTCGACACGGCCGCCCGAGAGCACGTCCAGGGTGGCGATTTCCTTCGCCAACACAAGTGGATGCTTGAAGTCATTGTCGAGCACGAGTCCGCCGACACGCAGGGTGGTTGTCGCATCGGCCGCCGCCATGAACGCCGGAAGCGGCGAGAGCTGATCGCCGAAGTGGTCGGGCATGAGCAGCGCCGAGAACCCGAGGTCTTCGATCTTGCGGGCCTTCTCGCGCCAGGCATCGCCCGATGGCGCGTTCG
This is a stretch of genomic DNA from Dehalococcoidia bacterium. It encodes these proteins:
- a CDS encoding LLM class F420-dependent oxidoreductase, with product MAQRPFRFAIQTSNAPSGDAWREKARKIEDLGFSALLMPDHFGDQLSPLPAFMAAADATTTLRVGGLVLDNDFKHPLVLAKEIATLDVLSGGRVEIGIGAGWMTTDYDASGIAYDTPGGRVSRLQESVKIMKGLFGEESFSFSGDHYTVTNANGLPKPVQKPHPPIMIGGGGKRVLRFAAREADIISVNFNLQEGAVGAATMATGTAEATREKIGWIRDAAGSRFKDIELNVTIFATIVTDDASKIAERVATGFGTTAEELPRAPHALIGSVDEIVDELQRRRDEYGFSYVAFSGDVFEQTAPIVAKLAGK